The Oreochromis niloticus isolate F11D_XX linkage group LG18, O_niloticus_UMD_NMBU, whole genome shotgun sequence DNA window CCCATGCAGAACTGCACACTCCGCAGTTTGACTCGTTTTCAACTAATTATTACATTTGTCCATCATAGGTGGAGCAATTCTGGCGTTTCTATAGTCACATGATCCGACCTGGCGATTTGACAGGTCATAGTGACTTCCACCTCTTCAAAGAAGGCATTAAACCCATGTGGGAGGTGAGCAAACTGGCTGATATCTTCTATTTGCTCTGGTTGTTTGGTTATGCGTTAAAGGCCTGATCTGAAATCATGTATGTTTAGGATGATGCCAATAAGATGGGTGGGAAGTGGATCATTCGTCTAAGGAAAGGCCTGGCGTCTCGATGCTGGGAGAACCTGATCCTGGCTATGCTGGGAGAACAGTTCATGGTAGGAGAGGAGATCTGTGGGGCTGTGGTGTCAGTACGTTTCCAGGTAAAGCCAAAAGCAGACACACACTGGCTGCACATGGTCACCAACTGCCTGACCTAATGCTCACACATGCCTCCTCTTCATGCTGCTTCTCCCCAGGAGGACATCATCTCCATCTGGAACAAAACGGCCAGTGACCAGGCGACCACCGCCCGCATCAGAGACACCCTGCGCAGAGTCCTCAACCTGCCCCCCAACACCATCATGGAGtacaagacacacacagacagcattAAGTATGTatgtcttctcctttttttattttcttctccagcttttctttctcttcagcTCTTCCATAAACCTGCATGCTCACACATATTTTCCAACCAAAGAGGCGATGAGAGAGTACACTTACATGTTGCCTTTTCAATGGCTTGTTTTTAACATGCTCAGGTGAAAgatgatggggttttttttataagttagatttttattttgacagtatGTTTGGATTTTAAGGgagaaataacagaaaacacagttatcaaaatattttattttattgtttgaagTATTATTCCAAATTGAAATGTATAACTGTACACACAACCACATATCCCTTGTGCATATCTATATGCTAATATAATTTTACAAACTCCCATATTTTTCTATTAGTTCATTATTAAAAAGAGTGTGAAACAAATGCCCATTTAACTGATTATAATGGTTTTCCATTGCAGTCTTAACCTTGAGTCAGTATTCCTTCAGTATACGAGAACTCaattctgccttttgttcccaTTTTCATGCTTTTCAAAAAccaagtgggggaaaaaaacgacTAGTTCTGTGTCCATGGTTGTCCTTTGTAGCTTTGAATGCCTAGTGTGATGGCTTTCAAGTCCTTTTACACAATCTGTATATCATCATGTAGATGTTGttgctccattttttttttcttttgttttttactaatGGCGCTTGATATTAATGAGATGGGATGTTCTTGACACACATGTTGTTAAAAACGTCCGTTTATAATGGCCAGCCAGTCCAAAGAAAGCATAAAGAGCTAAAAGACCAACTTCTTATGCACAAAGGCACAGAAAAGATGCATAGGGATTATTTTGAGCTCTGAATCGTGCAAAGCTTCTCTAGTAAAGTCTAAAAATACCAATATCATTCATTCTAAAATGGCCTGTATACATCTTTATAATATTGAAATGACCTCTGTTAGTATTTTACAGTtgcttatttctttattttggcaGCTTTAGCTCataaagctaaaaataaattttttttattttcatcattaGTTTTTGGTAACTGTGAGTACAACTATTACTAAAGCTCTCATTCAGTTAACTAATGGACTTACAATTCTTCCAggaaaataattatatttttttaatgcattttactGCGAATTATAATTTACTGCATCCTCCTCTGTTTGCAGAGCATGGGAAGACTTCCATGGTCTGGTGAATGCTAGCGGAGGACGTTAGCCCCCCCCTCACAGAGATGCTCAGCGAAGAGTAAGAACTCCTGCTGTGGGATTTCACATGAACAACAACACAACCTCTGTGATGTAGTTAGGCTCTACTGATGTGGTCTCTGTTTGCGGTGTGCAGGTGTGTGCATACGGGATGTGTTGGGGGAAGCCGAGTCCAGAGAAGGGCAGCTCTGCGTGGATTGGCACTGCGTAATGCGAAGACAGAGCAAAAGTCGGGGACCGAGGCCAGGAGACCGTTGGGTCTTTGTGTCAAAAtggaaatgaacagaaaagtctttCAACAGAACACTGAAACAGGTCTATGAAAGAGGTGATTTTAATCAACTGGAAGAGGAAATTacagttttgggtttttttagtaATGCAAGTTGTAACATCTTTTAACCAGTGAGTGACTGGTGTGGGCTGTTCTGGTCATGAACGCTCGACAAAGTGTGCTTTAAATACAACAGAATCAGTTGTACTCTATATGATTTTATTGCTTAACGTGACATTTCACCTGCTGTTAAAATAGGTGTGCTAATCAGTTTTATTGGGACTCAAACAGGGTTATTATAACACAGTGCTGTATTTTAACTACAATTCCTCTGGTCATTTTGAACTAGAACAAATATTAATGTTGTTTAAATGCAATCCACATCAAAGATCACTTaataggataaaaaaaaattaagttgtATCCCAAAGGATGAGGATCCTGTATTGGGCAGGTTTCTATAACCGGCATCTTTAGAATGAACTGCCAAGCTGCCTAAATCACTGTGCCTGGCCTCAAGTTCGACCTGAACCGGGTTTCCCTTCCctgccttttcctttttttacccCACCTTTAAAGAATCCAAGGGAAGGGCTCTGCTTTAATGTCAAAGGTGTATAGGAGTCCTGAAACACTGATATTCACTCCTTTTCCATTTTGTAGTCCACGAAAGAAAACGGGGCCCAGGGTCTGTTACAGTTTTTATCCTGGggagctttttttgttttgttttgtttttttaaatatgttaagaAAGAGCCTACAGTTTGTTGAAAAACTGTAATGCTGCCCTTATTTGTTAGTGTGACAATGgatgcaggtgtgtgtgagtgtgtggaaAGCGAGGAAACACTGTTGGATGTACACCTGATGGATTATAGCAATAAATGGTAAATATGCATCTGCTGCTAAAGATGGTTTAGTGCCATTTTTCTTTCATAAACGCTGGAACTGAAGCTGTGGAGTTTGCAAGAAGCCGAGATTCCTCTTTATCCGCTCTTCTTTCTTCCCGGACCGGGAAGCTTTGGTGCCCGTTGGTCTGTAAATCATGTGATGATGCTGGTCAGCTCATTTCAAAGAACATATGATTCTGCAGAGAAATCATTCAGACAGGTTAGAAACGATGTtagtttttctttctattaaaATGTCTTCTTCATGTATGCTttttatggctttttttttagAGAAAGAAAGCAAGTGTGCACACAAGTGTCCCTGGCAAAcaagggaaaaacaaaagaaaggagGAACGGTCTGAACACTTTTTGGCTCAAAGTAGTAATTTACTCCTTAAAGAATTTTTACATAAGCAGATTTTTGATGCTTGCGATTGATACCTGAGGAAGATCCCACACATcaaaatgttgcttttgttacatgtaaacaaacattttgggttttttttatatacaaaaaCCTCAATATAAGTTATGATCTCCAGATGTAATGCAAGTTCCAATTAAACCAACTCGTGAAAGGCTCCTTACGAGCCAATACATCAAAAATTATATTCTAATATTACAGTGCAACTATCTGGGATCATCTTAATATCGtgtcctgatttttttttttattttttttttaattattatttttttttatactgaaCCGCTGATTTCCAGTTAGTGTACAATGATCCCAAggcagggatgtcaaacatGCATACCTGGGGGCCAGATTGGGCCTACCAAAGGATCCAATCCAGACCAAGTGCAATtaggaaaattaaaaagaaaaaaacatcaaataaggAGGGCATgaacttaaaatatgtttaataattGCTTAGTCAAACTAGAGTGAAAATAGGACAGAAACCTccttgcaacatttttttttttttttttttttttttaaacctttttcaaagcatttaaaaaaaggattaaaGGTAGTTGTAATGACCAGCTGGTTACCAAGAGATGGAGCGTGTCCGTGATCATGAGACGATTGCAAAGATTGCCGGGTGGGAAGGAACTTGTCTTATAGAAATATTGCATCTCATTGCCAATTTGACCTCCATTCAGTCACAAACAGAGAATATGCAGATTCCGTCTTATTGcggttttatttatgtattaatgCACAAAAGTCATTTTGACATCAGCAGCTGACTGCAAGTGGTTGCAGACCTGGTCCTTGTCTTCAAAGCAACCACCAGTACAGATGGACTAATGATACTGTCAGCTAAATGTACTTTTATATTAATATGATTAACAGTTGAAATCGTTACCTAAAATTACAAACATAAAAGTTATTCACTGAAATTATGGAGTGAAATTAAAATTGTTAGCCGCTGTTTGAAATGATTATGTAAAAGTATGAATGAACAGATAAAACTGTTGCTGAAGGTTTATTCATTAGTAAGTTAATTTACTCGTAACACATAGTTGCAACTAAGTCTTCAAAGTCTAATGTGCTGAGGTAGAAGCTTTGGGAAAAGTTTAATTATATTGTGTATGACAAAACATCTTCCCACCGATGGACACTAGAAACATATGTGCTTACCAACAGGAAAGTGGCTGCCAGGAGAAGGAGTTTGGTGTGTGACTCCATACTGAGTGGAACTAGAAGATGAAAATAGAATACATACAGTTGTACTTTTCTGTGCTTTAACTGCCGGAACAAAGCTGTGATTAAATAATAAACTATGTTTATGACTTTGGTATACTTAGAAATGTTAAAGTCTGACACTAGCCAGAGAGATGCAGTTAATGTTTggcaactattttttttcttttttttagaaacGATCTAATTGTGTTAGTTGATGTCCCTGTAAATATCATGGAACagtcttttttcatttattttttataaattaaaagCATTCACTGGTGactttattagttacacctGTTTGGCTGCTTGTTAACACAAATCTGACCAGCTAATCACATGCCAGCAGCTCGAAGCTTTAAGGCATGTGGCTGTGATGAAGACAACCCACTGAAGTTAAAGGTAAAAGTGCCTTGTTGATGCaagatgtcagaggagaatgagcagattgcttcaagctgataggaaggcagcaCCAAGTCAGATGATACTAACTTTATTATTGAAGTTATGTAGCACTTTTCTAAACGGAGTTTCAGccaagtatgcagaagagcgtGTCTCAATGCACAATACATCAGGCATGCTCTTGCATACCTAGCAGAGCTACAGCAGACCACACTGGgtaccactcctgtcagctatgAACCAGAAGCGcactgaggtgactgttgttgaggTTTGGtgctatgaataaaactgaatgttgtcgatttctgctgcaacattcagttAATAGTTTCAGAAATTGAAGCATGGAGTCATCGATCCATCTTGCCTTGTATAAATGGTTCAGGCtcctggtggtgtaatggtgtgtcAGATTTTCTTGGCACTCTTTGGTCTTAGTATGAACagcatttaaacaccacagcctgcctGAGTATTGTTTCTGACTGCGTCCATCCCTTTATAATCACAGTGTACACATCTTCTGATGGCACCATGTCTGGAAgctcaaactgtttttttgttgtttttttttaatgtgacagTGAGCTCACTGTGCTCCAATGGCCTCCAGTCACCAGGCCTCAATGTAATGGAGTAACTTCAGGATGTAATGGAaaaggagattcacatcatgaatGTGCAGCCAAAACTTCTTTGCATCTGTGTGATACTGTCATGTCACGATAGACCAAAGTCTCTGAGGGGTGTTTGCAGCAACTTGTCAAATGGCACAAAGACTTaaagcagctctgaaggcaaaatATACTGC harbors:
- the eif4e2 gene encoding eukaryotic translation initiation factor 4E type 2 isoform X3, which translates into the protein MVVPGAGEHPLQYNYTFWYSRRTPGRPASTQSYEQNIKQIGSFASVEQFWRFYSHMIRPGDLTGHSDFHLFKEGIKPMWEDDANKMGGKWIIRLRKGLASRCWENLILAMLGEQFMVGEEICGAVVSVRFQEDIISIWNKTASDQATTARIRDTLRRVLNLPPNTIMEYKTHTDSIKAWEDFHGLVNASGGR
- the eif4e2 gene encoding eukaryotic translation initiation factor 4E type 2 isoform X1 yields the protein MNNKFDALKDDDSGDHDQDQGSPKDGEKEKNEDEEKEQNTSKKKMVVPGAGEHPLQYNYTFWYSRRTPGRPASTQSYEQNIKQIGSFASVEQFWRFYSHMIRPGDLTGHSDFHLFKEGIKPMWEDDANKMGGKWIIRLRKGLASRCWENLILAMLGEQFMVGEEICGAVVSVRFQEDIISIWNKTASDQATTARIRDTLRRVLNLPPNTIMEYKTHTDSIKAWEDFHGLVNASGGR
- the eif4e2 gene encoding eukaryotic translation initiation factor 4E type 2 isoform X2, coding for MNNKFDALKDDDSGDHDQDQGSPKDGEKEKNEDEEKEQNTSKKKMVVPGAGEHPLQYNYTFWYSRRTPGRPASTQSYEQNIKQIGSFASVEQFWRFYSHMIRPGDLTGHSDFHLFKEGIKPMWEDDANKMGGKWIIRLRKGLASRCWENLILAMLGEQFMVGEEICGAVVSVRFQEDIISIWNKTASDQATTARIRDTLRRVLNLPPNTIMEYKTHTDSIKYSMGRLPWSGEC